Proteins encoded by one window of Yersinia massiliensis:
- a CDS encoding ABC transporter substrate-binding protein: MKTKILSLLILTALSSSVLAATPPDTLVVVQSLDDIVSLDPAESNELSSIQTVPSLYQRLIQADRDNPAEIKPVLAESWEGDAAAKTLTVKLRPDAVFASGNPVQADDVIYSFTRAIKMNRSPAFILNVLGWDATNIEQHLKKIDNNTVRLSWSADVSPAVALNILSTPIASIVDKKAVTANVKDNDYGNAWLKMHSAGSGPFKMRVYQPHQAIVLDANPTSPGDKPLIKNIIIKNVPDPSARRLLIQQGDADIARELGPDQTAALKTQAGVKVVEIPSAEQNYLVFNTANPANPLLSKPEFWQAARYLVDYQGITKDLLKDQYFVHQSFLPVGLPGALESNPFTFDPDKAKEILAKAGIKDPTLTLDVENKPPFITIAQSLQASFAQGGVKLVLLPAAGSQVYGRVRAKQHQSAIRLWIPDYFDAHSNASAFAYNDGKSSTVAGLNGWVIPELNKQTLAAVAEADPAERTALYTQLQQELQQNSPYIFIDQAKAQVVLRDNVKGYQQGLNADMVYYDRVSK, from the coding sequence ATGAAAACTAAAATTCTGTCATTATTGATTTTGACAGCACTATCAAGCAGTGTATTGGCTGCAACACCACCAGATACATTGGTGGTCGTACAATCCCTGGATGATATCGTCAGCTTGGATCCGGCAGAAAGTAATGAACTGTCGAGTATTCAAACCGTACCCAGCCTCTACCAGCGTTTGATCCAAGCCGATCGTGATAACCCGGCAGAGATTAAACCCGTACTGGCTGAAAGCTGGGAAGGTGACGCCGCAGCCAAAACCCTGACCGTCAAATTGCGCCCAGATGCGGTATTTGCATCAGGCAATCCGGTGCAAGCCGATGATGTGATTTACTCCTTCACTCGCGCAATCAAGATGAACCGCTCTCCCGCTTTTATTCTTAACGTGCTGGGTTGGGATGCGACCAACATCGAACAACACTTGAAAAAGATCGATAACAACACCGTGCGACTGAGTTGGAGTGCAGATGTCAGCCCAGCGGTTGCCCTGAATATTTTATCAACACCGATCGCCTCAATTGTTGATAAAAAAGCCGTCACCGCCAATGTGAAAGATAATGACTACGGCAATGCTTGGTTAAAAATGCATTCAGCCGGTAGCGGCCCATTCAAAATGCGTGTATATCAACCGCATCAAGCCATCGTATTAGATGCCAACCCGACATCACCGGGTGACAAGCCACTGATTAAAAATATTATTATTAAAAACGTGCCTGACCCGAGTGCTCGCCGCTTACTGATTCAGCAAGGGGATGCCGATATCGCCCGCGAATTAGGGCCAGACCAGACTGCCGCCTTGAAAACACAAGCGGGCGTCAAAGTGGTTGAAATCCCATCAGCGGAACAAAACTATTTGGTCTTTAACACGGCCAACCCAGCCAACCCGCTGTTGAGTAAACCCGAGTTCTGGCAGGCTGCACGTTATCTGGTTGATTATCAGGGCATTACCAAAGACTTACTGAAAGACCAATATTTCGTGCACCAAAGCTTCCTGCCTGTCGGTTTACCGGGCGCGCTGGAAAGCAATCCGTTCACTTTTGATCCGGATAAAGCCAAAGAAATACTGGCAAAAGCGGGCATTAAAGACCCAACGTTGACGCTGGATGTTGAGAACAAACCGCCGTTTATCACCATCGCTCAGTCGTTACAGGCCAGCTTCGCCCAAGGTGGCGTGAAATTGGTGTTACTGCCAGCAGCAGGTAGCCAAGTCTATGGTCGGGTACGGGCTAAGCAACACCAGTCTGCGATTCGTTTGTGGATACCGGATTACTTCGATGCCCACTCTAACGCAAGCGCCTTCGCCTATAACGATGGTAAAAGTAGTACTGTGGCCGGTTTAAACGGTTGGGTGATCCCTGAGCTGAATAAACAAACATTGGCCGCCGTGGCAGAAGCTGATCCGGCTGAGCGCACCGCGCTCTATACCCAGTTGCAACAAGAGTTGCAGCAGAATTCGCCTTACATCTTTATCGACCAAGCCAAAGCGCAAGTTGTGCTGCGAGATAATGTGAAGGGCTACCAACAGGGCCTGAATGCCGATATGGTCTATTATGACCGTGTCAGCAAGTAA
- a CDS encoding YhcH/YjgK/YiaL family protein produces MITGNIHHLELVPYLPAQLKDAIEYVKSHITAETPLGKHDIDGNNLFVLISNDSTDYLENRRAEYHAKYLDIQIVLAGVEGMTFSNLPAGKPDTDWLADKDIAFLPAGVDEKQFVMQAGDFVVFYPGEVHKPLCAVGEPAKVRKAVVKLAVK; encoded by the coding sequence ATGATCACCGGAAACATTCATCATTTGGAATTAGTACCTTATCTACCTGCGCAATTAAAAGACGCGATTGAATATGTGAAAAGCCATATCACAGCAGAAACCCCTCTGGGTAAGCATGATATTGATGGTAATAACCTGTTTGTGCTGATTTCTAACGACAGCACCGATTATCTGGAAAATCGCCGCGCGGAATATCATGCCAAGTATCTGGATATCCAGATTGTACTGGCGGGTGTCGAGGGGATGACCTTCAGTAATCTGCCCGCAGGGAAGCCAGATACCGACTGGTTAGCCGATAAAGATATTGCTTTCTTACCGGCAGGCGTCGATGAAAAGCAATTCGTTATGCAAGCCGGTGATTTCGTGGTGTTCTATCCGGGCGAAGTGCATAAGCCACTGTGTGCAGTGGGTGAGCCGGCTAAGGTACGTAAAGCCGTCGTTAAACTCGCGGTAAAATAA
- a CDS encoding ABC transporter permease: MQIAKVCHTLKRSPATSIGLLIISLLVFIAIFAPWLAPQDPNWQNAADRLLPPGSAGHWLGTDSYGRDMLSRLIYGTRPTLGLVLLVTVITLPLGLLVGVLSGYYGGWLERVLMRVTDVVMSMPRLILAFAFVAMLGPGLINGALALALTTWPAYARQARAEIQLLRKSDYLAAAEMMGIKGLRLLWGHILPMCLPSAVVRLALDLAGIILAAAGLGFLGLGARPPMSEWGSMVADGMQVIFDQWWIAAIPGCAILLSSMAFNLLGDGLRDILDPHHD; the protein is encoded by the coding sequence ATGCAAATAGCAAAAGTCTGCCACACGCTAAAGCGTTCCCCTGCCACCAGCATTGGGCTATTGATTATCTCCTTGCTGGTTTTCATTGCGATTTTCGCGCCATGGCTTGCGCCTCAAGATCCTAACTGGCAAAACGCCGCTGACCGGCTGCTGCCACCGGGCTCTGCTGGGCATTGGCTGGGCACTGACAGCTATGGCCGCGATATGCTGTCGCGCTTAATTTATGGCACTCGCCCAACATTGGGCTTGGTGCTGTTGGTCACTGTGATCACTCTGCCACTGGGGTTATTAGTCGGTGTGCTGTCCGGTTATTACGGTGGCTGGCTTGAACGTGTGCTGATGCGCGTGACGGATGTGGTGATGTCGATGCCACGGCTGATATTGGCTTTTGCCTTTGTGGCGATGCTCGGCCCCGGTTTGATTAATGGCGCATTGGCGTTAGCACTGACCACATGGCCCGCTTACGCCCGTCAGGCGCGGGCCGAAATCCAATTATTACGTAAAAGCGATTATCTGGCAGCAGCCGAAATGATGGGTATCAAAGGGTTACGTCTGCTGTGGGGCCATATTTTACCGATGTGCCTTCCTTCGGCGGTGGTGCGCTTAGCGCTGGATCTGGCTGGCATCATCCTTGCGGCTGCGGGGTTAGGTTTCCTCGGATTAGGCGCACGCCCCCCGATGTCCGAATGGGGTTCAATGGTCGCGGACGGCATGCAGGTTATCTTCGACCAATGGTGGATTGCCGCCATCCCGGGCTGCGCGATTTTGCTCAGCAGCATGGCATTTAATCTGTTAGGCGATGGCCTGCGCGATATTTTGG
- a CDS encoding ABC transporter permease: MSVALNQTPGILSRRRLWGFLQGLLTLALTLFGLLVITFFLSAMSPVDRVLQIVGDHASEATYQQVKHQLGLDQPLAVQFWHYLVRLAHGDLGLASASGQPVLQDLLTVFPATLELATLSLIIGATLGVILGLLCARWAGSKLDATIRFITLLGNSVPIFWLGLLMLLLFYARLQWSPGPGRLDDIYQYTVEATTGFALIDTWRSGDAGAFGNAIAHLILPVALLSYYALASITRLTRSACLSELNKEYITLARAKGAGEMRILLMHVLPNIRGTLLTVIALAYTSMLEGAVLTETVFAWPGIGRYLTSALFAGDTTAIMGGTLLLGMCFILINNVTDLLVRLLDPRTR; encoded by the coding sequence ATGTCTGTCGCACTAAATCAAACGCCGGGAATCTTATCCCGGCGTCGTCTTTGGGGGTTTTTACAGGGATTACTCACCCTGGCCCTGACGTTATTCGGTCTACTGGTGATCACTTTTTTCCTCTCGGCAATGTCGCCAGTGGATCGGGTGTTACAAATTGTGGGCGACCACGCCAGTGAGGCGACTTACCAGCAGGTCAAGCACCAGCTCGGACTAGATCAGCCATTAGCCGTCCAGTTCTGGCACTATTTGGTGCGCTTGGCCCACGGTGATTTGGGTCTTGCCAGTGCCAGTGGTCAGCCGGTATTACAAGATTTACTCACCGTTTTCCCTGCCACATTAGAGCTGGCCACCTTGTCACTGATCATTGGTGCCACGCTCGGGGTTATCCTAGGTTTACTCTGCGCCCGCTGGGCCGGTAGTAAGTTGGATGCGACAATTCGCTTTATCACTTTGCTCGGTAACTCAGTGCCCATCTTCTGGTTGGGTTTACTGATGCTCTTGCTGTTTTATGCACGCCTGCAATGGAGCCCCGGTCCTGGCCGCCTCGATGATATTTATCAATACACTGTGGAAGCAACAACCGGTTTTGCCCTGATCGACACTTGGCGCTCTGGTGATGCTGGTGCCTTTGGCAATGCCATCGCTCACTTAATCTTGCCTGTCGCCCTGCTCTCTTATTACGCACTGGCCAGTATCACCCGCCTGACACGCTCGGCTTGCCTGAGTGAATTGAATAAAGAGTACATCACGCTAGCCAGAGCCAAAGGGGCCGGTGAAATGCGCATCCTACTGATGCATGTGTTGCCGAATATTCGCGGCACGTTACTCACCGTGATTGCGCTGGCCTATACCAGCATGTTGGAAGGTGCGGTGTTAACCGAGACTGTTTTTGCGTGGCCGGGGATTGGCCGCTACCTGACCAGTGCCCTGTTTGCGGGGGATACCACCGCGATTATGGGGGGAACGCTGTTGCTCGGTATGTGCTTTATTTTGATTAATAACGTGACGGATCTGCTGGTCCGGTTGCTGGATCCGAGAACGCGCTGA